A portion of the Sabethes cyaneus chromosome 3, idSabCyanKW18_F2, whole genome shotgun sequence genome contains these proteins:
- the LOC128739364 gene encoding aminopeptidase N-like, whose translation MLIRLALLCLIASSAALAERFPIEIPPFGDTRAATAAGVTIRQDVDESYRLPTETVPSHYTINLWTEVHDGEPDFHGSVTIDLRVVEPTDTITVHNRGLVVTFAVLNREEEDGLAVVEEPTWSLDEQRELLIFQFTSTLEVGNYELTITYDGRLQTSTSSGFFRKLYRDENNIRRYIASTQFEPTRARMAFPCYDEPSLKATFTVSITHHSSYNAVSNMPLDGEPVPDIENPDFVTTHFQPTQIMSTYLLAFAVTNFETKGTALQEIHARPNAIDHAEFALQVGNDILYAFNVHTDISYYNYKPKIAQIAVPDWGTGAMENWGLVTYGEPVLLFDPTVNTYRTIIDIVTIIGHEYAHQWFGNLVTTDWWQYIWLNEGFATIYGYLGAQLAYPEDNYLSLFQPHNVLPTLRSDSSDSTRPMNWNAATPAEISALFDGVAYGKAGCVLNMFRVVLGEDSWRAGIKKYLLSRALAAATPDDLYTGLQEGLSDELSALPEGSTVKETMESWTTAAGYPVLNVRRNYQNQDVVISQERFYADKVLPGDHVWYIPYNFAHEANGDFELNSFDWLTTRAARLTIDVEPEQWLLFNRQQFGFYRVNYDTRNWRLLTDALIASVGSFHPQNRAQLIDDAFYLARADLLDMSIVLEMMLALRKDHEYLPWAAGNNVLTYLYNKLRGTDSYEPFTLYVNELIEEIYQTLKVVTVDESESLQQKYMKQTISWWACKIGMVDCLSKTKETLQEAVRGNVAVHPDVSSIVYCYGAQSASDEEFLWLYQRMFNSKNPAERTLLIDAMGCSQQDNQLSAYLTSSIGSGVGVEVNYYDSERTRVVQAVYSASRTGVDALIEFLNDWDMADDFIYWLEQPAFNNAIAAIASRTNTPDELSRLKELFDTVQTLAPVEVVEAALATVQANFDWHNTLEGLIVAEFLENFFNGNKI comes from the exons TAACCTGTGGACGGAGGTTCACGATGGTGAACCGGATTTTCACGGCAGTGTGACAATTGACTTGAGGGTAGTTGAGCCAACCGATACGATAACTGTTCACAATCGTGGTTTAGTCGTTACGTTTGCTGTACTGAACCGAGAAGAGGAAGATGGTTTGGCCGTCGTCGAGGAACCAACTTGGAGCTTAGATGAGCAGAGAGAACTACTCATTTTCCAGTTCACGTCAACGTTGGAAGTGGGGAACTACGAATTGACTATAACGTACGATGGCCGTCTTCAGACGTCCACTTCCAGTGGATTTTTCCGTAAGCTCTACCGAGATGAAAACAACATCCGGCGATACATCGCTTCAACGCAGTTCGAACCAACCCGTGCTCGGATGGCGTTCCCGTGCTACGATGAACCGTCACTGAAAGCCACCTTCACCGTTTCGATCACTCACCACAGCAGCTACAATGCGGTGTCGAACATGCCGCTTGACGGTGAACCGGTTCCGGATATCGAGAATCCTGACTTTGTTACAACGCATTTCCAACCGACGCAGATTATGTCCACGTACCTGTTGGCGTTTGCTGTTACGAACTTCGAGACTAAAGGGACTGCGCTTCAGGAAATTCACGCACGACCGAATGCGATTGACCATGCGGAGTTTGCTCTACAAGTGGGCAATGACATCCTCTACGCTTTCAATGTTCATACCGACATTTCGTACTACAACTATAAACCGAAGATTGCACAGATTGCCGTTCCGGATTGGGGTACTGGGGCGATGGAGAATTGGGGTCTAGTAACCTATGG CGAACCGGTTCTTCTGTTCGATCCGACCGTCAACACCTATCGTACCATAATCGATATTGTCACTATTATCGGACACGAATACGCCCATCAGTGGTTCGGCAACTTGGTGACCACCGATTGGTGGCAGTACATTTGGCTTAACGAGGGCTTTGCTACGATTTACGGATACCTCGGGGCACAGCTGGCATATCCAGAAGACAACTATTTGAGCCTTTTCCAACCTCACAACGTTCTGCCGACTCTTCGATCAGATTCAAGCGATTCAACCCGTCCCATGAACTGGAATGCGGCCACACCCGCGGAAATATCGGCACTGTTCGATGGGGTTGCCTACGGCAAGG CCGGCTGCGTACTTAACATGTTCCGTGTGGTCTTGGGTGAGGACAGCTGGAGAGCTGGAATCAAAAAATATCTACTAAGTCGAGCACTGGCAGCGGCCACTCCCGATGATTTGTACACTGGATTACAAGAGGGCCTTTCCGATGAGCTTTCGGCACTGCCGGAAGGTAGCACCGTGAAAGAAACTATGGAAAGCTGGACAACGGCTGCCGGATATCCGGTGTTGAACGTTCGCCGCAACTATCAGAACCAGGATGTGGTTATATCTCAGGAGCGATTCTACGCCGACAAAGTATTGCCGGGCGATCACGTTTGGTACATTCCGTACAACTTTGCTCACGAGGCTAATGGTGATTTTGAACTCAACTCCTTTGATTGGCTCACGACACGAGCCGCAAGATTGACGATCGATGTGGAACCTGAACAGTGGCTGCTTTTCAACCGACAGCAATTCGGATTCTATCGAGTTAACTACGATACCCGCAACTGGCGGTTACTTACCGACGCACTAATTGCCTCAGTGGGAAGTTTCCATCCTCAAAACCGTGCCCAACTGATCGATGATGCTTTTTACCTGGCACGTGCAGATCTGCTGGACATGAGTATCGTCCTTGAGATGATGTTAGCACTTCGCAAAGATCACGAATACCTCCCGTGGGCTGCCGGAAACAACGTTCTAACCTATCTGTACAACAAACTTCGAGGAACGGATAGCTATGAACCGTTTACGTTATACGTCAACGAACTGATCGAAGAAATCTACCAAACTCTAAAAGTAGTCACGGTCGATGAAAGCGAGTCACTCCAGCAGAAATACATGAAGCAAACGATATCATGGTGGGCATGTAAGATCGGCATGGTCGATTGCCTTTCGAAAACCAAAGAAACCCTACAGGAAGCCGTTCGAGGAAACGTGGCCGTACACCCGGACGTATCATCGATCGTTTACTGTTACGGCGCACAATCGGCAAGTGATGAAGAATTCCTATGGTTGTACCAACGAATGTTCAACTCCAAGAATCCAGCGGAGAGAACCCTACTGATCGACGCAATGGGTTGCTCACAACAGGATAATCAACTTTCGGCCTATCTCACTTCATCCATCGGTTCCGGAGTTGGGGTAGAAGTTAACTACTACGATAGCGAGCGTACCCGCGTTGTGCAAGCCGTCTATTCGGCTAGCCGAACCGGTGTAGACGCTCTCATCGAGTTCCTCAACGACTGGGACATGGCCGATGATTTCATCTATTGGTTAGAGCAGCCTGCCTTCAATAATGCGATTGCAGCAATCGCATCTAGAACCAACACACCGGATGAGTTGAGCCGGCTCAAGGAACTGTTCGACACGGTCCAAACGTTGGCACCGGTTGAGGTCGTTGAAGCGGCACTGGCAACGGTACAGGCTAACTTCGATTGGCACAACACTCTTGAAGGGCTGATTGTGGCCGAATTCCTAGAGAATTTTTTCAATGGAAACAAGATTTAA